In Verrucomicrobiota bacterium, the genomic stretch CGGACTAGAACAGAAACGGGTAAACGTGGATTTCCCCCAGTGGATCATTGATTCGCTGGACTTCCAAGCTTCACGGATGGGGGTCACCCGGCAGTCCATCATTAAAGTCTGGATTGCGGAACGGCT encodes the following:
- a CDS encoding CopG family transcriptional regulator, producing MKAAELDQIFDEGGDITAYLDLSRAKRPGLEQKRVNVDFPQWIIDSLDFQASRMGVTRQSIIKVWIAERLKEENKLTFKGR